A region of Leclercia adecarboxylata DNA encodes the following proteins:
- the leuA gene encoding 2-isopropylmalate synthase: MLRNPSQKYAAYTPISLPDRQWPDKTLTHAPRWLSTDLRDGNQALAEPMDIPRKLRFWEQLLKCGFKEIEVAFPSASETDFQFVRQLIEEQRIPDDVTIQVLTQARRDLIERTFASLDGVKRAMVHLYNATAPLFRELVFRQSKEEIVQLAVSATRQIRALCEANPQTHWTYEYSPETFCFTEPEFALQICEAVADVWEPSAERPMIINLPATVEVNTPNVYADQIEYFCRHFSRREDVCISVHPHNDRGSGVASAELALLAGADRVEGCLFGNGERTGNVCLVTLAMNLYSQGVPPELDFSDMKQVVELVEQCNQLPVHPRHPYAGKLAFTAFSGSHQDAIKKGFHAREQSTSPRWEMPYLPVDPEDIGCSYEAVIRVNSQSGKSGAAWMLEQNHGLVLPRALQQDFSRHVQAHTDREGTEMTLSALWQLYRELYGPHQLAPRQLLDYRTESQADGGLALWARVQTAEGVVTLEGKGNGLLSAAASAMKACFSLTFAIEDYHEHTLGRCSESRSAAYIRCSFKQGESRWGTGIDNDVSRASLQALLNALPESAPGGK, translated from the coding sequence ATGTTGCGCAATCCCTCGCAAAAGTACGCGGCCTATACCCCGATTTCCTTACCCGACCGCCAGTGGCCGGATAAGACGCTGACCCACGCCCCGCGCTGGCTCTCTACCGATCTCCGCGACGGCAATCAGGCGCTGGCCGAGCCGATGGATATCCCCCGCAAGCTGCGCTTCTGGGAGCAGCTGCTCAAATGCGGCTTTAAGGAGATCGAGGTGGCTTTCCCCTCCGCCTCCGAAACGGACTTTCAGTTTGTGCGCCAGCTGATTGAGGAGCAGCGCATTCCGGATGACGTCACCATTCAGGTGCTCACCCAGGCCCGCAGGGATCTGATTGAGCGCACCTTCGCGTCGCTGGACGGCGTAAAACGCGCCATGGTGCATCTCTATAACGCCACCGCGCCGCTGTTCCGCGAGCTGGTATTTCGCCAGAGCAAGGAGGAGATTGTCCAGCTGGCCGTCAGCGCCACGCGCCAGATACGCGCGTTGTGCGAGGCCAACCCGCAGACGCACTGGACGTACGAATACTCGCCGGAAACCTTTTGCTTCACCGAGCCGGAATTCGCCCTGCAAATCTGCGAGGCGGTAGCCGATGTCTGGGAGCCCTCTGCCGAACGGCCGATGATTATCAACCTGCCCGCGACGGTTGAGGTGAATACACCCAACGTGTATGCCGATCAGATCGAGTATTTCTGCCGTCACTTTTCCCGTCGGGAAGACGTCTGCATCAGCGTCCATCCCCATAACGATCGCGGCAGCGGCGTCGCCAGTGCCGAACTGGCCCTGCTGGCAGGCGCTGACCGGGTTGAAGGTTGCCTGTTCGGCAACGGGGAGCGCACCGGGAACGTCTGCCTGGTGACGCTGGCGATGAACCTTTACAGCCAGGGCGTCCCGCCTGAGCTGGATTTCAGCGACATGAAGCAGGTGGTGGAGCTGGTGGAGCAGTGCAACCAGTTGCCGGTGCATCCCCGCCATCCTTACGCCGGGAAGCTGGCCTTTACCGCCTTCTCTGGCTCACATCAGGACGCCATCAAAAAGGGCTTTCACGCCCGGGAACAGTCCACCTCTCCGCGCTGGGAGATGCCTTATCTTCCGGTCGACCCGGAGGATATCGGCTGTAGCTATGAGGCGGTGATCCGCGTCAACAGCCAGTCCGGGAAAAGCGGTGCGGCCTGGATGCTGGAGCAAAATCATGGCCTGGTGCTGCCCCGCGCCCTGCAGCAGGACTTTAGCCGCCACGTTCAGGCGCATACCGACCGGGAAGGCACCGAGATGACGCTGAGCGCCCTGTGGCAGCTGTACCGTGAGCTGTACGGGCCGCATCAGCTCGCCCCTCGGCAGCTGCTGGATTACCGCACCGAGAGCCAGGCTGATGGCGGGCTGGCGCTGTGGGCCCGCGTCCAGACTGCGGAAGGCGTTGTGACTCTGGAGGGGAAAGGCAACGGCCTGCTCTCAGCCGCCGCCAGCGCGATGAAAGCCTGCTTCAGTCTGACCTTCGCTATTGAGGACTATCACGAGCATACGCTTGGCCGATGCAGCGAAAGCCGCTCGGCGGCCTATATCCGCTGCAGCTTTAAGCAGGGTGAAAGCCGCTGGGGGACGGGCATCGACAACGACGTTTCCCGGGCGTCGCTTCAGGCCTTGCTGAACGCATTGCCGGAGAGCGCCCCGGGCGGGAAGTAG